Part of the Natrinema caseinilyticum genome is shown below.
CGTCGTGCGATGCTTTCCCGGCCGACAGGCCGACGTGGTCGGTCGGAAATTCGATCACCTCGATGTCGTCGCTCTCGGTCGCGTCCAGAAACGGACGGCTTGCCTCCGGCGGGATGAACTGGTCGGCCGATCCGATGACGTTCACGATCGGCCTATCGATGGCGTCGAGGTCCACGTTCGTCTCCCCGACGGTCAGCCGTCCGGTCTGGAGCTTGTTCTCCCGATAGAGGTCGACGAGAAACTGTCGGTAGAGTCTGCCGGGGACGTCGACGCTATCGAATCCCCACCTGAGCCGCCGTGCAAAGTGGTCGACGTACGTCTCGTCGTCGAGATGATCGAAGAGTCGAAGATACCGCCCGAGGTGATACTCGAACGGCGCGATGAGGGAGAACTCGAGGGTCAGCAACGGCCCCGGTGCATTTCCGTACACGTCCGCGACTCGGTTCGGGCTGTACGATTCCTCTCGCCCCCAGAGACGAAAAATCCCGCCGTCCACATCGAAGTTGAGGACGGGTGCGAGGAGTCCGAGCGTGCGAACGCGCTGGGGAGACAGCGCCGCAAAGATCGCGCTCAGCGTCCCGCCCGTACAGTAGCCAAAGAGGTGGATCGAATCGCAGCCGACGCGCTCGATGACTTCGTCGACGCAGCGTGACAGGTACCGGGCCACGTAGTCGTCGATCCCGAGGGACGAGTCGAGTTCCGACGGGGAACCCCAGTCGACGAGGTAGACGTCGAACCCTCGCTCGAGAAACTGTCGGACGACGCTGCGATCCGGCTGGAGGTCGAGGATGTACGGTTTGTTGATGATGGCGGAAACGAGTACCACGGGGGTCTCCCGTCTCCGGTCGACGAGCGGGTCGTACCGGACGAGACTGAGCTTGTTTTCGGCGTACATCTCCTCGTGGGGCGTTTGGCCGACGTCCGCCGCGGCGGATCGGCGCGTCAGGAACGGGGGCTTCGCTCGCGGCGATGGTGGCTTCCGAACGCCGGTCTCGAGGGCGGCGCTGATCCGGTCTGCGGGGAAAAACGGCATCGTAAGGTACTGTACGAGATGCGGATGCTTTGTCCTTTGCCGCCGTCGCGGGGGGGTCGCTATCGACCGATCGCGACGATCCTCGATCCGCGGCCGTCGAAACGCAACCCCGCCCGTCAGTCGGGGGACGGCGCCTGCACACGGCGACTCCGTGCCGACGAACGCTGCCCCACGGGCGGAGACGGTGCCAAAGATTTTGTCGCTCAACGACGTGGTCGGCGGTATGCAGTACGACGATATCGATCTCCGAGTCCGCGAGCGCGACGGACAGCGGATATTCGAACTCGACGGCTACTTTCGGCCGCAGCCGGAATCGAAACCGCCCGAATACAGGCGGAACGCGATCGTCGATCTGACGGAAGAACAGGCGCGCAGACTGCACGACGACCTCGGTGAACGACTGACGGACTAACCGGCTCGTCCACGCGTCGCTCTCGAGTCGCCCGATCGAAACGGGACGCGTCCGCGGTGCCTCGTGGTACCCGGCGGGCGTTCTGTGATCCGTTCGTTCCGGGACCCGTGCTCGTTTCGGGCAGCCGTCGCAGAACGGTCCGATCGCTCGGACCGCGGCGTGTGGGTCCCCTCTCCGGTGATCGCGACACCGGAGATGTCTGCTCGCGTGCGTCGGAACGGCCGCTATGCTTTTACGCGTTCTCGTGCCGATGGACGGCCCCGTGATGGCCGAGTGCGCGCTGGATACGCCCTCGAGGTGGCGGCCGCCGAGCGTGCCGACCCCGTTCACGAGCGCGCCCGTGAACTGGCCGCCGAGTACGACGCCGAGAATTTCGATGCGGTCGTGATCGGAACGCACGGAGACGATACGATCGGTCGGTTGTTCGTCGGCGACGTCGCCGAAACCGTGTTCCGGCGCTCGCCCGTTCCGGTAACGGT
Proteins encoded:
- a CDS encoding alpha/beta fold hydrolase yields the protein MPFFPADRISAALETGVRKPPSPRAKPPFLTRRSAAADVGQTPHEEMYAENKLSLVRYDPLVDRRRETPVVLVSAIINKPYILDLQPDRSVVRQFLERGFDVYLVDWGSPSELDSSLGIDDYVARYLSRCVDEVIERVGCDSIHLFGYCTGGTLSAIFAALSPQRVRTLGLLAPVLNFDVDGGIFRLWGREESYSPNRVADVYGNAPGPLLTLEFSLIAPFEYHLGRYLRLFDHLDDETYVDHFARRLRWGFDSVDVPGRLYRQFLVDLYRENKLQTGRLTVGETNVDLDAIDRPIVNVIGSADQFIPPEASRPFLDATESDDIEVIEFPTDHVGLSAGKASHDDLWPRVCAWFEDRS